From the genome of Muricauda sp. SCSIO 64092, one region includes:
- a CDS encoding phospho-sugar mutase: MDTFLTTAKSWLSNFFDPEVRQEVQNLMDTDHEELKERFYKNLEFGTGGMRGVMGVGTNRINKYTLGKSTQGLSNYLKKTYPSETIKVVIAYDCRHNSDTLSQTVAEVLSANGIRVFRFSALRTTPELSFAVRHLDCHAGIVLTASHNPPEYNGYKVYWGDGGQIVPPQDGEIITEINTIAYEDIKFEADHNLIESIDTKVDNAFFDASVQAGNFNAAGKDNFKIVFTSIHGTSITAIPQVLKMAGYPHVTVIEEQAIPDGNFPTVKSPNPEEPEALAIALKKAEAIGADMVVGTDPDSDRLGIAVRNLKGEMELLNGNQTMVLMTKFLLDKYKEKGFKGNEFIATTIVSTPMMEQMAKSYGVEFKTALTGFKWIGKMIKDFPDSKFVGGGEESFGYMAGDFVRDKDAVTATLLACEVGAEAKANGSSFYEELINAYVEFGFYKEKLISLTKKGISGAEEIKQMLKEFKENPVETVQGSKVVWIEDYNTSIAKNVVTGEEKSIDLPKSNVLIYEAEDGTRIAARPSGTEPKVKFYMSTNAVLPSASEFKSVNSQLDAKLDGIVAELNLG; the protein is encoded by the coding sequence AATTTAATGGATACCGATCACGAAGAGCTCAAAGAACGTTTCTACAAAAACCTGGAATTTGGCACCGGTGGTATGCGCGGCGTAATGGGCGTGGGAACCAATCGCATCAATAAGTACACCTTGGGGAAAAGCACCCAGGGCCTAAGCAATTATTTAAAGAAAACATATCCCAGCGAAACTATTAAAGTGGTCATTGCCTATGATTGCAGGCACAATAGTGACACGCTTTCCCAAACAGTGGCAGAAGTACTGTCCGCGAATGGAATAAGGGTATTTCGGTTTTCCGCGCTAAGGACGACTCCTGAGCTTTCCTTTGCCGTTAGGCACTTGGACTGCCATGCTGGTATTGTGCTCACGGCTTCCCATAATCCACCGGAATACAATGGTTATAAAGTCTATTGGGGCGATGGAGGACAAATTGTACCACCACAGGACGGTGAAATAATTACCGAAATCAATACCATCGCCTATGAGGATATCAAATTTGAAGCGGACCATAACCTAATTGAATCCATAGATACCAAAGTCGATAACGCTTTTTTTGATGCGTCTGTCCAGGCAGGAAATTTTAATGCAGCGGGGAAGGACAATTTTAAAATTGTGTTTACCTCAATCCATGGGACCTCCATTACGGCCATACCCCAAGTCCTAAAAATGGCAGGCTATCCCCATGTCACCGTTATTGAGGAGCAGGCCATTCCGGACGGTAATTTCCCAACGGTAAAATCCCCAAACCCCGAAGAGCCGGAAGCCTTGGCCATAGCTTTGAAAAAAGCCGAGGCCATTGGAGCGGATATGGTTGTGGGCACAGACCCGGACAGCGATCGTTTGGGCATTGCGGTCCGTAATTTGAAGGGGGAAATGGAGCTGTTGAATGGAAACCAAACCATGGTGCTCATGACCAAGTTCCTTTTGGATAAATACAAAGAAAAAGGATTTAAGGGCAATGAATTTATAGCGACTACCATTGTTTCCACTCCTATGATGGAGCAAATGGCTAAATCCTATGGCGTAGAATTCAAAACAGCCTTGACCGGTTTCAAATGGATCGGTAAAATGATCAAGGATTTCCCGGATTCAAAATTTGTAGGTGGTGGCGAAGAGAGTTTTGGCTATATGGCGGGCGACTTTGTTCGCGATAAAGACGCCGTTACCGCTACACTTCTGGCTTGCGAGGTTGGCGCGGAAGCAAAAGCAAATGGCAGTTCCTTTTATGAAGAGTTGATCAATGCTTATGTGGAATTTGGTTTTTATAAGGAAAAACTGATCTCATTGACCAAAAAGGGAATCAGTGGTGCGGAGGAAATCAAGCAAATGTTGAAGGAATTTAAAGAAAATCCCGTGGAAACGGTTCAAGGTTCAAAGGTGGTTTGGATTGAGGATTACAATACATCAATCGCAAAAAATGTGGTGACCGGTGAGGAAAAATCCATTGATTTGCCAAAATCCAACGTACTGATCTACGAAGCCGAAGATGGTACTCGAATAGCGGCAAGACCTTCTGGTACAGAGCCTAAGGTGAAGTTCTACATGAGTACCAACGCTGTATTGCCCAGTGCTTCGGAATTTAAATCCGTAAATTCGCAATTGGATGCCAAATTGGATGGCATTGTAGCCGAATTGAATTTAGGTTGA
- a CDS encoding YHYH protein gives MRILKNFLLLYLFLLASCSTSDDSEITLADNGSNLDCSGSSNVFTINLDASGCTVDIASELGGTSLYSESISGNTRSITVNGVANHLVGQFPNSGNPNTIAPVSETYSMNVTPQLANATTDGAGYTTGVLFSGVVIEPYTAEFFIGSDGTINREWNITTLQSTTPLGLDCNNAHVQPTGRYHYHGTPSNYIDGLNVNGTEMVKIGYAADGFPIYYKYVYDSDGVTLVALESGYQLKTEPRGGDGLSAPDGCPDGYYFQDYEYMDGSSTLDACNGRFGKTPEAEDEYYYVITDNFPSMPLCFSGTPNPSFSFRP, from the coding sequence ATGCGTATTCTAAAAAACTTTTTGCTTTTATACCTGTTCCTGCTGGCCTCTTGTTCCACCTCGGATGATTCGGAAATTACTTTAGCGGACAATGGTTCCAATTTGGATTGTTCCGGTTCTTCAAACGTTTTCACCATAAACCTTGATGCTTCCGGCTGTACCGTGGACATTGCCTCCGAATTGGGTGGTACCTCCTTATATTCCGAATCCATTTCCGGTAATACAAGGAGCATCACCGTAAATGGAGTGGCTAATCATTTGGTGGGCCAATTCCCAAATAGCGGCAATCCAAACACTATTGCCCCGGTATCCGAAACCTACAGTATGAACGTGACCCCGCAATTGGCCAATGCAACCACGGATGGTGCTGGTTATACTACGGGGGTATTATTTTCCGGGGTGGTCATTGAGCCCTACACTGCGGAATTTTTTATAGGTTCGGATGGGACCATTAACAGGGAGTGGAACATCACAACACTACAATCCACAACCCCTTTAGGCTTGGATTGCAATAATGCCCATGTACAGCCCACTGGTCGTTATCATTACCATGGCACGCCATCCAATTACATTGATGGCCTAAATGTAAATGGCACTGAAATGGTCAAAATCGGTTACGCCGCTGACGGGTTTCCAATATATTATAAGTACGTCTATGACAGTGATGGTGTAACCTTAGTAGCTTTGGAAAGTGGTTATCAACTAAAAACGGAACCCAGGGGTGGCGATGGCCTATCAGCACCGGATGGCTGTCCAGATGGATACTACTTTCAGGATTATGAGTACATGGATGGCAGTTCTACCTTGGATGCCTGCAACGGGCGTTTCGGCAAAACTCCAGAAGCGGAGGATGAGTACTACTATGTAATTACGGATAATTTTCCGTCGATGCCGCTTTGTTTTTCCGGCACACCGAACCCAAGTTTCAGTTTTAGACCGTAG
- a CDS encoding WD40/YVTN/BNR-like repeat-containing protein yields the protein MGVRIAFFLNHYMGKLGCLLCIIAMIFGCSEQKKSHSYNSIQIETVFEDSLSIRAIEFLDENTLAFAGSNGTYGTVDVKTGKLRSNIQAYDSIVPEFRAIAHTQTDFFMLSAGNPALLYKTGDNGTMELVYKERGKGVFYDAMKFWNDQEGIAVGDTVDGCLSIIITRDGGKSWEKVSCANLPKGIEGEGAFAASNTNIEIKGDRTWVATTESRIYFSPDKGGNWQLQVVPIVNTSATEGIYSIDFYDQNLGMAFGGDYTNPVGSMANKALTTDGGKSWNVIADDDLPGYKSCVQFVPNAAGKAIVAIGFTGIAYSNDGGESWESLSQEGFYTIRFLNDSIAYAAGRNRIARLTFQ from the coding sequence ATGGGAGTCAGGATAGCATTTTTTTTAAACCACTATATGGGAAAATTGGGTTGTTTGTTATGTATTATTGCGATGATTTTTGGTTGCTCGGAACAAAAAAAATCGCATAGCTATAATTCGATTCAAATAGAAACGGTCTTTGAAGACTCCCTGAGTATTAGGGCCATTGAATTTTTGGATGAAAACACGCTGGCCTTTGCCGGAAGTAATGGAACATATGGTACGGTAGACGTGAAAACCGGTAAACTGAGGTCCAATATACAAGCATACGATTCCATAGTTCCGGAATTCCGTGCCATAGCACATACCCAAACGGACTTTTTTATGCTTTCCGCGGGAAATCCTGCCCTGCTTTATAAAACGGGGGATAACGGCACTATGGAACTGGTGTATAAGGAGCGTGGCAAGGGTGTTTTTTACGATGCCATGAAGTTTTGGAACGACCAGGAAGGAATAGCCGTTGGTGATACGGTCGATGGATGCTTGTCCATTATCATTACGAGGGATGGGGGTAAAAGTTGGGAAAAGGTTTCCTGCGCTAACTTGCCCAAGGGAATTGAAGGTGAAGGAGCTTTTGCAGCCAGCAACACCAATATTGAAATAAAAGGGGACAGGACTTGGGTGGCCACAACGGAAAGTCGTATTTATTTTTCACCGGATAAAGGAGGAAACTGGCAACTACAGGTCGTGCCCATTGTAAATACCTCAGCTACGGAAGGTATCTATTCCATAGATTTTTACGACCAAAACCTTGGTATGGCCTTTGGTGGGGATTATACGAACCCCGTTGGTTCCATGGCAAACAAAGCCCTGACAACGGATGGTGGGAAATCCTGGAATGTGATTGCTGATGATGACTTACCGGGATATAAGAGTTGTGTGCAATTTGTCCCCAATGCAGCGGGCAAAGCCATTGTTGCGATAGGTTTTACGGGAATTGCCTACTCAAATGATGGAGGTGAAAGTTGGGAATCCCTGAGCCAAGAAGGTTTTTACACGATTCGCTTTTTAAATGACTCCATTGCCTATGCCGCAGGTAGGAACCGGATTGCCCGGTTAACCTTTCAATAA
- a CDS encoding DUF6515 family protein, whose product MKNLNRILLMVAFVGGLLVSQAQRTVVRVYPKQGTVVTTLTKPKVFVHRNTNFYFADGVWYRARGRNYVVVGAPIGIKVRTLPRGNKVVVVNGRKLYKYKGIWYKKSGRRYVVVSV is encoded by the coding sequence ATGAAAAATCTTAATCGTATCCTTTTGATGGTGGCATTTGTAGGTGGACTATTGGTTTCCCAGGCCCAAAGAACCGTGGTCCGCGTATACCCAAAACAGGGAACTGTGGTTACTACCCTTACCAAACCCAAGGTCTTTGTCCATAGGAATACCAACTTTTATTTCGCTGATGGGGTGTGGTATCGTGCCAGAGGGCGCAACTATGTGGTGGTTGGTGCCCCTATTGGAATTAAAGTGAGGACGCTTCCCAGAGGAAATAAGGTGGTTGTGGTCAACGGCAGAAAATTGTACAAATACAAAGGTATTTGGTACAAAAAATCGGGCCGAAGGTATGTGGTGGTGAGCGTATAG
- a CDS encoding RNA polymerase sigma factor — MSAEESLVFELKDKATQSKAFEVLVNTYKERLYWHIRRIVLDHDDADDVLQNTFIKVYRSIDGFKGESKLYSWMYRIGTNEALTFLKQKSRKLGVSNEELQQSLVENLQSDVYFEGDAIQLKLQKALATLPEKQKLVFNMKYFQEMKYEEISQILETSVGGLKASYHLAVKKIESYLTEPD; from the coding sequence TTGTCAGCTGAGGAATCCTTAGTATTCGAATTAAAGGACAAAGCTACACAGTCCAAGGCCTTTGAAGTGTTGGTGAACACCTATAAGGAACGACTGTATTGGCATATAAGGCGCATTGTCCTTGATCATGACGATGCCGATGATGTGCTTCAGAACACGTTTATAAAGGTTTACCGAAGTATTGACGGTTTTAAGGGGGAAAGTAAACTGTACTCCTGGATGTACCGAATTGGAACCAATGAGGCATTGACATTTCTAAAGCAAAAATCAAGAAAATTGGGGGTGTCCAATGAAGAACTACAACAATCCCTTGTAGAAAACCTACAATCGGATGTCTATTTTGAAGGCGATGCTATTCAGTTAAAGCTCCAAAAGGCACTTGCCACCCTACCGGAAAAACAAAAACTGGTCTTTAACATGAAATATTTTCAGGAAATGAAATATGAGGAAATTTCACAAATTTTGGAAACCTCGGTGGGTGGTCTAAAAGCATCGTACCATTTGGCAGTAAAAAAAATTGAATCGTATCTTACCGAACCGGATTAA
- a CDS encoding ABC transporter ATP-binding protein has product MNNILKKLLRFAKPYKLYGILNIISNVLYAFFNVLSIIIFIPTLGILFDNQEEVFEKPVYQGFSNLKGYAEDSLNYFLTQKVTDDGPMAALVFICLASIVIFFLKNLFRYMAMYFLAFLRTGMVKDIQDSLYHKVVDLPISFFSEKRKGDLLARMTSDVKEVESSIINSLEALVREPITIVIVLISMLLISAKLTLFVFIFLPITGFIISAVGKRLKAQSLAAQKENGVFLSFLEETLTGLKVIKGFNAEGKLAKKFTDSTERFKNIMNSVLQRKGLASPLSEFLGVAVVITVLWYGGSLVFDENSGLKPQDFMGYIGLFYTIINPVKAITTVNYSIKKGNAAGERIFEILETENSIKEPVNPTEIEKFDTGIDFKNVSFGYENENVLEGFNLKVNKGHTVALVGQSGSGKSTVANLVTRFYDVNEGSIEIDGINIKDISKKSLRELMGLVTQDSILFNDSVKNNIGLGKTNATEEEIVEAAKITNAHDFIMELPEGYNTNIGDGGNKLSGGQKQRLSIARAVLKNPPIMILDEATSALDTESERLVQDALEKMMRNRTSIVIAHRLSTIQNADSIVVMSKGKILEQGTHQELMKSKKGYKKLVEMQTMA; this is encoded by the coding sequence ATGAACAACATCCTTAAAAAACTGTTGCGGTTCGCTAAACCGTACAAACTTTATGGCATACTGAACATTATATCCAATGTATTGTATGCCTTTTTTAATGTGCTCTCCATTATCATTTTCATCCCTACGTTGGGGATACTGTTCGATAATCAAGAGGAAGTTTTTGAAAAGCCCGTTTATCAGGGGTTTTCGAACCTAAAAGGATATGCCGAAGATTCCCTGAACTATTTTTTGACACAGAAGGTTACCGATGACGGGCCCATGGCCGCTTTGGTATTCATTTGCCTGGCCAGTATTGTGATTTTCTTCCTTAAGAACTTATTTCGCTATATGGCCATGTACTTTTTGGCCTTCTTACGTACCGGAATGGTAAAGGACATACAGGATTCCCTGTATCACAAAGTGGTGGATTTGCCAATTTCCTTTTTCTCGGAAAAGCGAAAAGGTGATCTGTTGGCTCGAATGACCTCAGATGTCAAAGAAGTGGAAAGTTCCATAATCAACTCTTTGGAGGCGCTGGTTCGGGAACCCATTACCATTGTTATTGTGTTGATTTCCATGTTGTTGATAAGTGCCAAACTGACTTTGTTTGTTTTCATCTTCCTACCCATTACCGGATTTATAATCTCTGCGGTAGGGAAACGTTTAAAAGCACAATCCCTGGCCGCACAGAAGGAGAATGGGGTGTTCCTATCTTTTTTGGAGGAAACCCTTACGGGGTTAAAAGTCATTAAGGGCTTCAATGCAGAAGGTAAATTGGCAAAAAAGTTTACGGATTCCACGGAGCGATTCAAGAATATCATGAATTCCGTTCTACAACGAAAAGGGCTGGCTTCCCCATTGAGTGAGTTCCTTGGGGTTGCGGTGGTCATTACCGTGCTTTGGTATGGAGGAAGCTTGGTATTTGACGAAAACAGTGGACTAAAACCACAGGATTTCATGGGCTACATTGGACTGTTCTATACCATTATCAATCCGGTCAAGGCCATAACAACGGTCAATTACAGCATTAAAAAAGGAAATGCGGCAGGAGAACGGATCTTTGAAATTCTGGAAACCGAGAACTCCATAAAAGAACCTGTAAATCCAACGGAAATTGAAAAGTTTGACACGGGGATTGATTTTAAAAATGTCTCCTTTGGATATGAAAATGAAAATGTTTTGGAGGGGTTCAACCTCAAGGTAAACAAAGGACATACCGTTGCTTTGGTCGGACAATCCGGGAGTGGCAAGAGTACCGTGGCCAACTTGGTGACCCGATTTTATGACGTGAACGAAGGAAGCATTGAAATTGACGGTATCAACATCAAGGATATTTCAAAAAAATCGCTCCGCGAACTAATGGGCCTGGTAACCCAGGATTCCATTTTATTCAATGATTCGGTAAAGAACAATATCGGTTTGGGCAAAACCAACGCCACCGAGGAAGAAATTGTGGAAGCCGCCAAAATTACCAATGCCCATGATTTTATCATGGAACTACCTGAAGGCTATAACACCAATATTGGCGATGGTGGAAACAAGTTGAGTGGCGGGCAAAAACAGCGTTTGTCCATTGCCCGGGCCGTACTAAAAAATCCTCCCATCATGATTTTGGATGAAGCTACTTCGGCCTTGGACACGGAAAGCGAACGTTTGGTTCAGGATGCGCTGGAAAAAATGATGCGCAACAGGACCTCAATTGTTATTGCCCACCGATTGTCCACTATTCAAAATGCGGATTCCATTGTAGTCATGAGCAAGGGCAAGATTTTGGAGCAAGGTACCCACCAGGAACTGATGAAATCCAAAAAGGGATACAAGAAGCTGGTGGAAATGCAGACCATGGCATAA
- a CDS encoding DUF6702 family protein, giving the protein MGKYISIALLYFFGTIQVKAHNPNDISYFFKLDEKQLVIHLTPKSAIDLLEHMHPQLRNENRFLLHSYSLDFQSYFERHVLLTIDRIQISMALIETQLDKHDARLVFELVNVPNTPKDFELTVSSFLGRYKKVKNYVFVHSNGVKHHYQLDNNRTQVLDSFQITDNQYTISKIPFFSGGLALLFLSIGWVVYRIRKGVVKPSPIT; this is encoded by the coding sequence ATGGGAAAATACATATCCATCGCATTACTGTACTTTTTTGGGACAATTCAAGTCAAGGCACACAATCCAAATGACATCAGTTACTTTTTTAAGTTGGATGAAAAACAATTGGTCATTCATCTGACCCCAAAATCAGCAATTGACCTTTTGGAACATATGCATCCCCAATTGAGGAACGAAAACCGATTTTTATTGCATTCGTATTCCCTGGATTTTCAATCCTATTTTGAAAGGCATGTTCTGTTGACTATTGACCGTATACAAATTTCCATGGCGTTGATCGAAACCCAACTGGACAAACACGATGCACGATTGGTCTTTGAACTGGTCAATGTGCCCAATACGCCAAAAGACTTTGAACTCACCGTATCAAGTTTTCTTGGGCGCTACAAAAAGGTTAAAAACTATGTCTTCGTCCATTCCAATGGGGTAAAACATCATTATCAATTGGACAACAATCGAACACAAGTCCTTGACAGTTTTCAAATTACTGACAATCAATATACTATATCCAAAATCCCATTTTTTTCAGGTGGTCTGGCACTATTGTTTTTATCGATAGGTTGGGTCGTTTATCGAATAAGAAAGGGGGTAGTTAAACCTTCTCCTATAACCTGA
- a CDS encoding LD-carboxypeptidase gives MIKRRDFIQNSSAALLAVGLPVRASVKSQETTHPPKVNKPKRLKKGDIVGLIAPGYAITEEQLERSIKAIKAMGMEPYHTSRIFGNHGYLSNTDTERAEDLMHMFRNPKVDAVFCIRGGYGCTRILDMLDFSLLAQHTKILLGYSDITALLNTFYQKIGLIGFHGAMGPELDSYAYNGVKDLLMHPKKKWILENYQFDEDTLLNNPVYEPYVITPGTAKGKLVGGNLSLLSAMNGTDYGLDYSDTIVCIEDVGEAPYRIDRMLTQLLSTPSFKKASGVVFGVCAGCDKKEGSDSFSLKEVVTDRLAPMGIPAVYGMSFGHIAETFTFPIGIEAVLDTASFSLRLEEKPLT, from the coding sequence ATGATAAAGCGCAGGGATTTTATCCAAAACAGTTCGGCCGCTTTGTTGGCCGTAGGTCTGCCCGTGAGGGCTTCAGTTAAGTCTCAAGAAACTACCCATCCTCCAAAAGTCAATAAACCCAAACGTTTAAAAAAGGGTGACATCGTGGGTCTGATCGCACCCGGTTATGCCATTACGGAAGAACAATTGGAACGTTCCATTAAAGCCATCAAGGCCATGGGAATGGAACCTTACCATACTTCACGAATTTTTGGCAACCACGGCTATTTAAGCAATACCGATACAGAACGGGCCGAAGATCTGATGCATATGTTCCGTAACCCAAAAGTTGATGCCGTTTTCTGCATACGCGGTGGGTATGGTTGCACACGGATTTTGGATATGTTGGATTTTTCACTTCTGGCCCAACATACCAAGATACTCCTGGGGTATAGTGATATCACGGCGCTCTTGAACACCTTTTACCAAAAAATAGGCCTCATCGGCTTTCATGGTGCCATGGGCCCCGAACTGGATTCCTACGCCTACAATGGGGTAAAGGATTTGCTCATGCACCCCAAGAAAAAATGGATTTTGGAAAACTACCAGTTTGATGAAGATACCTTGTTAAACAACCCTGTTTATGAACCTTATGTGATTACACCGGGAACGGCCAAAGGCAAATTAGTGGGTGGCAACCTTTCCCTGCTTTCGGCCATGAATGGTACCGACTATGGCCTGGATTATAGCGATACCATCGTTTGTATTGAAGATGTGGGTGAGGCTCCCTATCGCATCGACCGAATGTTGACACAATTATTGTCCACCCCCAGTTTTAAAAAAGCGTCGGGAGTCGTCTTTGGTGTTTGTGCGGGCTGTGACAAAAAAGAGGGTTCCGATTCCTTTTCTTTGAAGGAAGTGGTAACGGATCGCTTGGCTCCGATGGGTATCCCTGCCGTGTATGGCATGAGCTTTGGACATATTGCGGAAACCTTTACCTTTCCCATTGGCATTGAAGCCGTTTTGGATACGGCCTCCTTTTCACTACGGCTGGAAGAAAAACCCTTGACCTGA